Proteins encoded within one genomic window of Manis pentadactyla isolate mManPen7 chromosome 4, mManPen7.hap1, whole genome shotgun sequence:
- the LOC118911109 gene encoding cyclin-dependent kinase 11B isoform X2 encodes MGDEKDSWKVKTLDEILQEKKRRKEQEEKAEIKRLKNSDDRDSKRDSLEEGELRDHRMEITIRNSPYRREDSMEDRGEEDDSLAIKPPQQMSRKEKAHHRKDEKRKEKRRHRSHSAEGGKHARVKEKEREHERRKRHREEQDKARREWERQKRREMAREHSRRERDRLEQLERKRERERKMREQQKEQREQKERERRAEERRKGREARRGVSAHHRTMREDYGDKVKASHWSRSPARPPRERLELGDSRKPVKEEKMEERDLLSDLQDVSDSERKTSSAESSSAESGSGSEEEDEEEDEEEDEEEEGASSSEGSEEDDEDEDEEDDEEEGTGSGSEDASGRSAEVSEEEMSEGEEREQEDRVPAVPESRFDRDSGESEEGEGEAGEGTPQSSALTEGDCVPDSPALSPIELKQELPKYLPALQGCRSVEEFQCLNRIEEGTYGVVYRAKDKKTDEIVALKRLKMEKEKEGFPITSLREINTILKAQHPNIVTVREIVVGSNMDKIYIVMNYVEHDLKSLMETMKQPFLPGEVKTLMVQLLRGVKHLHDNWILHRDLKTSNLLLSHAGILKVGDFGLAREYGSPLKAYTPVVVTLWYRAPELLLGAKEYSTAVDMWSVGCIFGELLTQKPLFPGKSEIDQINKVFKDLGTPSEKIWPGYNDLPAVKKMTFTEYPYNNLRKRFGALLSDQGFDLMNKFLTYFPGRRVSAEDGLKHEYFRETPLPIDPSMFPTWPAKSEQQRVKRGTSPRPPEGGLGYSQLGDDDLKDTGFHLTTTNQGASAAGPGFSLKF; translated from the exons ATGGGTGATGAAAAGGACTCTTGGAAAGTCAAAACCTTAGATGAAAttcttcaagaaaagaaaagacgGAAGGAACAAGAGGAGAAAGCAGAGATAAAACGCTTAAAAAAT TCTGATGACCGGGATTCCAAGCGGGATTCCCTTGAGGAAGGGGAGCTGAGGGACCATCGCATGGAGATAACAATAAGGAACTCACCGTACCGAAGAGAGGACTCCATGGAAGACAG GGGTGAGGAAGATGATTCTTTGGCTATCAAACCACCCCAGCAAATGTCTCGGAAAGAAAAAGCCCATCACAGGAAAGacgaaaagagaaaagagaaacgtAGGCATCGCAGCCACTCAGCAGAAGGGG GTAAGCACGCtagagtgaaagaaaaagaaagagagcatgAACGTCGGAAACGACATCGAGAGGAGCAGGATAAAGCTCGTCGAGAATGGGAAAGACAaaagaggagggaaatggcaagAGAACATTCCCGGAGAGAAAG AGACCGTCTGGAGCAGCTGGAGAGGAAGCGGGAGCGGGAACGCAAGATGCGGGAGCAGCAGAAGGAGCAGCGGGAGCAGAAGGAGCGGGAGCGGCGGGCGGAGGAGCGGCGCAAGGGGCGCGAGGCCCGGCGGGGAG TTTCTGCCCATCATCGCACCATGAGGGAGGACTATGGCGACAAGGTGAAAGCCAGCCACTGGAGTCGCAGCCCGGCACGGCCACCGCGGGAGCGGCTCGAGCTGGGGGACAGCCGCAAGCCAG tgaaggaagagaaaatggaagagcGAGACCTGCTCTCCGACTTGCAAGACGTCAGCGACAGCGAGAGGAAGACCAGCTCGGCCGAGTCCTCGTCGG CGGAGTCCGGCTCGGGCTCGGAggaggaggacgaggaggaggacgaggaggaggacgaggaggaggagggggcgaGCAGCAGCGAGGGGTCGGAGGAGGACGACGAGGACGAGGACGAGGAGGACGACGAGGAGGAGGGGACGGGAAGCGGCTCGGAGGACGCGTCCGGCCGGTCGGCCG AAGTGAGTGAGGAGGAGATGAGCGAAGGGGAGGAGCGGGAGCAGGAGGACCGCGTCCCGGCCG TTCCAGAGTCACGATTCGACCGAGACTCCGGAGAAAGCgaagaaggagagggagaagcGGGCGAGGGCACCCCGCAGAGCAGCGCCCTGACCGAGGGCGACTGTGTGCCCGACTCCCCGGCCTTGTCGCCTATCGAGCTCAAACAGGAGCTGCCCAAGTACCTGCCCGCCCTGCAG GGCTGCCGGAGCGTGGAGGAGTTCCAGTGCCTCAACAGGATTGAGGAAGGCACCTATGGGGTGGTGTACAGAGCGAAGGACAAGAAGACAG ACGAAATCGTGGCTCTGAAGCGGCTGAaaatggagaaggagaaggagggctTCCCAATCACGTCGCTGAGGGAGATCAACACCATCCTGAAGGCCCAGCACCCCAACATAGTCACTGTCAGA GAAATAGTCGTGGGCAGCAACATGGACAAGATCTACATCGTCATGAACTATGTGGAGCACGACCTCAAGAGCCTGATGGAGACCATGAAGCAGCCTTTCCTGCCAG GGGAGGTGAAGACGCTGATGGTCCAGCTGCTGCGTGGCGTGAAGCACCTGCACGACAACTGGATCCTGCACCGTGACCTCAAGACATCCAACCTGCTACTGAGCCATGCTGGCATCCTCAAG GTGGGGGACTTTGGGCTGGCACGGGAGTACGGGTCCCCCTTGAAGGCCTACACCCCAGTGGTCGTGACCCTGTGGTACCGTGCCCCCGAGCTGCTGCTGGGCGCCAAG GAGTACTCCACGGCCGTGGACATGTGGTCAGTGGGCTGCATTTTTGGGGAGCTATTGACTCAGAAGCCACTGTTTCCTGGGAAGTCGGAAATCGATCAGATCAACAAAGTATTTAAG GACCTGGGGACCCCCAGTGAGAAAATCTGGCCTGGCTACAATGACCTGCCTGCAGTCAAGAAGATGACTTTCACGGAGTACCCCTATAACAACCTCCGCAAGCGCTTCGGGGCCCTGCTCTCGGACCAGGGCTTTGATCTCATGAACAA GTTCCTAACCTACTTCCCTGGGCGGAGGGTCAGCGCAGAGGACGGCCTCAAGCACGAATATTTCCGCGAGACCCCCCTCCCGATCGACCCCTCCATGTTCCCCACATGGCCCGCCAAGAGCGAGCAGCAAAGGGTGAAGCGCGGCACCAGCCCTCGGCCCCCTGAGGGAGGCCTGGGCTACAGCCAGCTG GGTGACGATGACTTGAAGGACACAGGCTTCCACCTCACCACCACAAACCAGGGGGCCTCAGCTGCAGGCCCTGGCTTCAGCCTCAAATTCTGA